A region of the Nocardia asteroides genome:
TGACCTCGTCGTTGCCGTCGATGCCGACTCGCCAGAAGCCGCTCTCCCGAAGGTCGGGGCCGTCGTAGCCGCCGTCGGCGCCGATCACCCAGGACCGGGACTCCCAGGCCAGGTAGTCACCGCCGTCGTGCGAGACGACGATCTGCTGGCCGAATCGGTAGTCACCGCGCTCGGGATCGTTGCCTTCCCCCTCGCCGCGCCATACGCCCACCAGCGGGAGTAGCGCGAGCATCGAGGCGCTCAGATCCGGTCCCAAGCGCAGGTTGGCGGTGTCCTCGGGCAGCGGAAGATCCGGCAGGACCGGGATATTGCGGGCGCCGGTCGATTTCGCCCGTTCGGCAGCGTCGGCCACAGCCTGGTCGCCGCTACGGCGACCGGCGAAATCGGCCGGAGCGTCGCCGTTCAGTTGTTCACTCGCTCGCTCGGCCGGGTTGGAACCTTCGCTCGCGAGTTCGCTCATGATTCGGTGAAGAGCCGGTAGAAGACGTAGAGGCCGAACCAGCC
Encoded here:
- a CDS encoding FABP family protein is translated as MSELASEGSNPAERASEQLNGDAPADFAGRRSGDQAVADAAERAKSTGARNIPVLPDLPLPEDTANLRLGPDLSASMLALLPLVGVWRGEGEGNDPERGDYRFGQQIVVSHDGGDYLAWESRSWVIGADGGYDGPDLRESGFWRVGIDGNDEVIELLLSHSSGIVELFYGQALTQSSWELATDVVIRSQSGVVVGGAKRLYGIVEGGDLAYVEERVVADGPLEPRLSARLQRYIG